In Desulfobacterales bacterium, the DNA window AGAGCAAAATCTTTATATCATAATGCAGCTGAGTTAGGAATAGCCCAAGGATACACTGAACTTGGAAGACTGAGCTCATTAGAATTATCAGAATATAAAGTTGATAAAAATAAAAAAACAAATAGCGAAAATATTGAAAATCCATTCGATGCTATGTATGAATTTTACTACAATCAAGCCATGGAATATTATAAAAAGGCTGTAGATAACGGTGATGAGAAAGCAAAAAACCGAATTAAATTGCTTGAAAGTAAGAGACAGGTCGACGATGCTTTTTATAAATCAGCACTTGAAGTAAAAAATCAAATAAAATCGATTGAGTATTATAACAATGGGATAAAATATGCGGAACAGGGTTTATATACTCAAGCTATTAATGCATACT includes these proteins:
- a CDS encoding tetratricopeptide repeat protein encodes the protein MYEFYYNQAMEYYKKAVDNGDEKAKNRIKLLESKRQVDDAFYKSALEVKNQIKSIEYYNNGIKYAEQGLYTQAINAYSEAIRINPNYKDAINNRGAVYFNNLHEKEKACADFRKACDLGNNLGCDNFIKVGCD